One genomic window of Hydrogenispora ethanolica includes the following:
- a CDS encoding inorganic pyrophosphatase, which translates to MNLAGAGSLVQAHPWHGISAGEYAPEIVNAFIETVPFDTVKYEIDKDSGHLKLDRPHKYSSLCPTLYGFVPRTYCDQAVAQFAAARCGRPVERGDRDPLDICVLTESTINRSGILVSARPIGGFRLFDRSEVDDKIIAVLLQDSVFGECTNLGQVPRGLLERLKHYFLTYKESPEDSLVAPRHIEISDVYDAAEARQVIEHARADYATLVSSALVAPF; encoded by the coding sequence ATGAATCTCGCTGGAGCCGGATCGCTCGTTCAAGCCCATCCCTGGCATGGGATCTCCGCCGGAGAATACGCCCCGGAGATCGTCAACGCCTTCATTGAGACCGTTCCCTTCGATACTGTCAAATATGAGATTGATAAGGATTCCGGCCATCTGAAACTGGACCGGCCCCACAAATACTCCAGCCTCTGCCCGACGCTTTACGGGTTCGTCCCCCGCACTTACTGCGATCAGGCGGTGGCCCAATTCGCCGCGGCCCGATGCGGCCGCCCGGTGGAACGCGGCGACCGGGATCCGTTGGATATTTGCGTGCTGACCGAGAGCACCATCAACCGCAGCGGCATTCTGGTCTCGGCCCGGCCGATCGGCGGATTCCGCCTCTTCGACCGCTCCGAGGTCGACGATAAAATCATCGCGGTCCTGCTCCAGGACTCGGTCTTCGGGGAATGCACCAATCTGGGCCAGGTCCCGCGCGGATTGCTGGAACGGTTGAAACACTACTTCCTTACCTACAAGGAATCCCCCGAAGATTCCCTCGTCGCGCCGCGGCACATTGAGATCTCCGATGTTTATGACGCCGCCGAAGCCCGGCAGGTCATCGAACACGCCCGGGCCGATTATGCCACGCTGGTCTCGTCCGCCCTGGTGGCGCCCTTCTAA